The Diadema setosum chromosome 1, eeDiaSeto1, whole genome shotgun sequence genome has a window encoding:
- the LOC140228292 gene encoding ras-related protein Rab-4B, producing the protein MSESYDFLFKFLVIGSAGTGKSCILHQFIENKFKQDSNHTIGVEFGSKIINAGGKSVKLQIWDTAGQERFRSVTRSYYRGAAGALLVYDITSRETYNALTKWLTDARTLASPNIVIILCGNKKDLDADREVTFLEASRFAQENEMMFLETSALTGENVEEAFLKCARSILNKIEIGELDPERMGSGIQYGDSTLRKVTRPPVRTSQSCSC; encoded by the exons ATGTCGGAATCATACG attttttgtttaagtTCCTGGTCATTGGCAGTGCAGGAACAGGAAAGTCATGCATTCTGCATCAATTCATTGAGAACAAAT TCAAGCAGGACTCTAACCACACAATAGGTGTGGAATTCGGCTCCAAGATCATCAACGCTGGAGGGAAGTCAGTCAAGCTTCAGATATGGGACACAGCAGGCCAGGAAAGGTTCAG GTCAGTGACAAGGAGTTATTACAGAGGAGCTGCTGGCGCACTGCTGgtgtatgatatcacaag TCGCGAAACATACAACGCACTCACAAAATGGCTGACAGATGCCAGGACGCTGGCGAGCCCCAACATTGTCATCATCCTCTGCGGCAACAAGAAAGACCTGGACGCAGACAGAGAAGTCACATTCCTGGAAGCTAGCCGCTTTGCTCAAGAAAATG AAATGATGTTTTTGGAGACAAGCGCCCTCACTGGTGAAAACGTGGAAGAAGCTTTCCTGAAGTGTGCTAGGTCAATACTCAACAAGATCGAAATTG GTGAGCTGGACCCTGAGAGAATGGGATCTGGTATCCAGTACGGTGACTCCACACTGAGGAAAGTCACAAGACCGCCTGTCCGCACATCGCAGTCGTGTTCGTGCTGA
- the LOC140228281 gene encoding centriole, cilia and spindle-associated protein-like, which translates to MGFRRSEYRRRFKEPLWEDHLERYRENVLYRAYRRQLEHHHNFVEWDWDTESEEGRQAGIARSRHAAAKKERTRTVDNDREDVGGRAIAARGLSDRAVQMPDLETAKNGKGSDQGGEGRIIVGHPEVATRQKPRPISAPERGQKAEIGRPPMLAYGWADSKRDVGGKKTFNIRASAHGDHTQVFPAALRAMRRNEYAIRFREEERKRESLKMRRLRAAFNVPPREDGNIWVTEYQRSYTGRPVSR; encoded by the exons ATGGGATTTCGTAGGAGCGAATATCGGCGCCGCTTCAAAGAGCCGTTATGGGAGGACCATCTGGAACGCTACAGGGAAAATGTCTTATACAGGGCCTACCGTCGGCAGTTGGAGCACCACCACAACTTTGTGGAGTGGGATTGGGACACGGAAAGCGAAGAAGGCAGGCAGGCGGGCATCGCCAGGTCTCGCCATGCTGCTGCAAAGAAAGAGAGGACAAGGACCGTCGATAACGACAGAGAGGATGTCGGAGGGAGGGCGATTGCGGCCAGGGGTCTCTCCGATCGCGCAGTGCAGATGCCAGACTTGGAGACAGCCAAGAATGGGAAAGGGAGTGACCAGGGAGGGGAAG GTAGAATCATAGTCGGCCATCCTGAAGTAGCAACCAGGCAAAAACCCAGGCCTATATCAGCACCAGAGAGAGGTCAAAAGGCAGAGATTGGGAGGCCGCCAATGCTGGCTTATGGTTGGGCAGATTCCAAGCGAGATGTTGGTGGCAAGAAGACATTCAACATCAGAGCATCAGCACATGGAGAT CACACTCAAGTGTTCCCAGCAGCACTGCGCGCCATGAGGAGAAACGAGTACGCCATCAGGTTCCGTGAAGAGGAGCGCAAGCGGGAGAGCCTAAAGATGCGCCGTTTGAGGGCAGCCTTCAACGTGCCTCCTCGCGAGGATGGGAACATATGGGTGACAGAATACCAGCGGAGTTACACAGGACGGCCTGTATCGAGATGA